TCGCCCATTAGCAGGAGGGCGCCCAAAAGCCAGGGGACCACAATAGCCATGGGCAATAAGCGCCGGACCATTGCGCCGCCGGTGGTCTGGCTGGTGATGAGGGGCATCAGTCCGCGCTCTGGACGGCCGGCCAGAAAGCCCACCGACAATAAGGCAAAGGCCAGGGCCGTATCGAGCGCCATCGGAATCGAACCGCCGACACGGTAGAGCCGCAGCACGCGGTAGCTGTAACCTATCAGGGCAAGCATCGAAATCAGCCCGACGCCCATCACCAGCCCTTGGGCAAACCGCAGCCCAGCCCGCCGTTTGGAATCCAGCAGCAGCAAGCCTGCGCCGAAAAAGAAAAAATTCAGAGCGGTATTGGGCGCCATTTCGCTCAAAGGGAATCCAGCCGATCGGTTCAACCTGCCGGAAAACAACACGTGATCGATGTGAAAGCCCAGGCCAAACAAATCATCGGCCAGTTTGAATGCCCCCACCAAAAGCACCAGCGCGGCAAGACTGCACCACAGGCCAGCCCTTCGGTTTGAGGTCGCAGAATCGCCCGCAACCAGGCGTTCCAAAGCAATTCCGGCCATGACAAATGTCAAAGCCGTCACCGGATTCATGACGACGCCAGTTGGAACCAGGCGAATCAAGGGCTCGATATTAAGAACCCATCCCACCAGCACCAAGCCGCCGATCAGAACCACTATTCCGCTCGTCACTTTCGTCACAAGCAAGAGTCGTTGGGTTATTAAATTTTCCGAAGCGCCCCTTTTCACCGCAAAACCTTTCACTCGTAATATACGCCAAATGTGGCAAAAAAGTGGCGAGAATCGGGGGTTATAAGTAATGCCTCAGTGACTACGGGGCTGCCGGCTGAAGCCGGCGTTCCGGACGCGCGGAACGCCGCCTTTAGGCGGCAGCGCCCGCCGTCACTAACCGATTACGGTTATAAGGTGCGCCGGAAGAGCGCTGTTGCGGCTCCCATCGCCAGGACCGTAAACCCTGCCAGGAAAGCCAGGTCCGGCAGAACTGGAATCAGGCCGGTGTTTTTTAGCACCAGTTCCTTAAAGCCATGCACGGCATAGGTGAAGGGGTCCACCACCGCGATGGCCTTCATCCAGGACGGGAATGCCTGGATGGGATAGACAGCGCCGCTTGGAAAGAAAAGGACAGTATTGAGAACGCCGAAGATGGCGCGAGGGACCAGGGGATCGCTCACACGGACCATCAAGAGGAACATCATGCTGATGAGCGCCAAAGCTGTGGCGATAACGAGCAGGAGCATCCGCGCCAGGCGCATAAGATTGAAGGGCTCGGGGATGCCGGCGATTAAGGAGCCGCAGGTGATGAGGACCAGGCCGGCGAGTATGGCTTTGATAGCCCCTGAAAGATTGAAGCCCAGGATGAGTTCGTATTTGCGGATTGGGGTCACAAGGTAGCCTTCGTGCAGGCCCCGGGCTTTGTCATCAATGTAAATGATGCCGCCCCCGATCATGGCTGAGACAAAGATCGCCAGCACTGTCGTGCCCGGCAATAAGTACTGGATGTAGGGAACATAGGGATAAATCTCAACCACCGAGAGGGTAGCAGCCGCCGTCATTTTGGGCGCCGGCCCCTTTTGGTTATAGGCGCCGAAAAGCTGGTTGAGAGTCCCTTCGAGGGCCGAGGCGGCGAATTGGTCGGTATTATCCTCCGCCAGAGCGATACGGGGATTGGCCCCAGCCAGGACCTTGCGCGAGAAATGAGGTGGAATTTCGAGCACGCCGTTAATGCGCCCTTGGCGAAGGTCTTGGAGGGCCTTGGCGCGGTCCGAGTAAGGTATGGTATCGAACGTGCGCGCATTGGCGGCAACGGCCTGGAACATCTCCTTGAGTTGAAGGGCAGGGACGCCATGGTCTTCATCCACAACCCCGACCTTGAGCTGCTTGACCTTGCCGCCAAAGGCATAGCCCAGCACAATCAATTGGGCCAGGGGCATAATCATCGAGACCAGGATGAGGGTGGGGCTGCGTCGGAAGCGGCGCAGGTCGCGTTCGATCATGGCCAGGATGCGGTTCATAGCCAGGCCGGCATTCCAGCATTCCCGGTTTGGCGCCTACTTGTTCTCATACATAAAAGCCGAGCTGTAAGCCAACGCGCTCTGGAGCGCATCGCGCAATTGATGGCCGGTATAATGGACAAAGACGTCGTCGAGGGTGGTGCTCTGAACGGAAAGGGAGGTGACGGTAAGGCCGGCATCTTTGGCCGCCTCCATTAAAGCAACGGTGGTGCGGGGTCCGTTATTTGAGGAGAGGCGGAACACATGGTCCTGGGCCTTCACCTCGGCGACCTCTGGAAGGGAGCCCAGGCGCTGCATCCAGCCGGGTGGCACGTCGGAGAAACTGACTTCGAGGATGTTCTTTCCCGGGACCGAGGCCTTGAGTTTGAGAGGAGAATCTAAAGCAACCAGTTTCCCGTGATCGACAATCGCAATGCGGTCGCAAAGTTTATCGGCTTCATCCATGTAATGGGTGGTCATGAGGATGGTCAGGTCCCGCTCGGTCTTGAGCCGGGCCAGCATCTCCCAGACGGCCACGCGCGAGACAGGGTCCAGCCCGGTGGTGGGCTCATCCAGGAAAAAGATTTTGGGCTCATGAACCAGGCCGCGGGCGATTTCGAGCCGGCGCCTCATGCCGCCGGAGAACATCTTGACCGGTTTATCAGCCCATTGTTCGAGGTCCACCGCCTTGAGCAGGTCT
This genomic stretch from Verrucomicrobiia bacterium harbors:
- a CDS encoding ABC transporter permease, with the translated sequence MNRILAMIERDLRRFRRSPTLILVSMIMPLAQLIVLGYAFGGKVKQLKVGVVDEDHGVPALQLKEMFQAVAANARTFDTIPYSDRAKALQDLRQGRINGVLEIPPHFSRKVLAGANPRIALAEDNTDQFAASALEGTLNQLFGAYNQKGPAPKMTAAATLSVVEIYPYVPYIQYLLPGTTVLAIFVSAMIGGGIIYIDDKARGLHEGYLVTPIRKYELILGFNLSGAIKAILAGLVLITCGSLIAGIPEPFNLMRLARMLLLVIATALALISMMFLLMVRVSDPLVPRAIFGVLNTVLFFPSGAVYPIQAFPSWMKAIAVVDPFTYAVHGFKELVLKNTGLIPVLPDLAFLAGFTVLAMGAATALFRRTL
- a CDS encoding ATP-binding cassette domain-containing protein, translated to MADVEVEHLTKRFGDFVAVDALSFAVNHGEVFGLLGPNGAGKSTLIRMLTTLVPPSDGTARILGFDIVRHPNEVRQCIGVIPQAMTSDLDLSAEENMTIFAKLYGLPRERRRRQVQDLLKAVDLEQWADKPVKMFSGGMRRRLEIARGLVHEPKIFFLDEPTTGLDPVSRVAVWEMLARLKTERDLTILMTTHYMDEADKLCDRIAIVDHGKLVALDSPLKLKASVPGKNILEVSFSDVPPGWMQRLGSLPEVAEVKAQDHVFRLSSNNGPRTTVALMEAAKDAGLTVTSLSVQSTTLDDVFVHYTGHQLRDALQSALAYSSAFMYENK